A stretch of the Balaenoptera musculus isolate JJ_BM4_2016_0621 chromosome 18, mBalMus1.pri.v3, whole genome shotgun sequence genome encodes the following:
- the LOC118883986 gene encoding transmembrane protein 186-like has translation MAAFLRAVPRSPGPDAWGRAPHELWCCSGQDPRRWVGSRPPASKQKPPGTETETFQMVYRFDAIRVFGYLSQLKVAQTALTVVALPPGLYWYSQGLMTFNSLCLAGGIAGFALAMLCWMSHFFRRLVGILYVNESGTMLRVAHLTFWGRRQETYCPVADVIPMTESQDRPQELFVRIQQYNGKQTFYLTLRYGRILDRERFTQVFGMLDKLK, from the coding sequence ATGGCTGCCTTCCTCCGAGCTGTGCCGCGGTCGCCAGGGCCAGATGCATGGGGAAGGGCTCCCCACGAGCTGTGGTGCTGCAGTGGGCAGGATCCTAGGAGGTGGGTGGGAAGCAGGCCACCAGCCTCCAAGCAGAAACCACCCggcacagagacagagacatttCAGATGGTGTACCGGTTTGATGCCATCAGGGTTTTCGGGTACTTGTCTCAGCTGAAGGTGGCACAGACGGCCCTGACGGTGGTGGCCTTGCCGCCTGGCCTCTACTGGTACTCCCAGGGCCTCATGACCTTCAACTCCCTGTGCCTGGCGGGCGGGATCGCTGGCTTTGCCCTGGCCATGTTGTGCTGGATGAGCCATTTCTTCCGGAGGCTGGTGGGCATCCTGTACGTGAACGAGTCGGGCACCATGCTGCGGGTGGCCCACCTGACCTTCTGGGGCCGGCGACAGGAGACATACTGCCCTGTGGCCGACGTGATCCCCATGACGGAAAGCCAGGATCGGCCTCAGGAGCTGTTTGTGCGGATCCAGCAGTACAATGGGAAACAGACCTTCTACCTCACCCTGCGCTACGGACGCATCCTGGACCGAGAGCGTTTCACACAGGTGTTTGGGATGCTGGACAAGCTCAAGTGA
- the N4BP2L1 gene encoding NEDD4-binding protein 2-like 1 isoform X5: MEESFLQSFGRLSLRQQQQPPRPPAPPPPRGTPPRRHSFRKHLYLLRGLPGSGKTTLARDDWREHCPGSLKIVPLDPLHHKIVGDFGQSPAFSFYFPLHVNTEKELDDLLKIFLALNF, encoded by the exons ATGGAGGAGAGTTTTCTTCAATCCTTTGGGAGGCTGAGCCtccggcagcagcagcagccgcctcggccgcccgccccgccgcccccgcgTGGGACACCTCCGCGCCGCCACAGCTTTCGGAAACACCTCTACCTCCTGCGAGGCCTCCCGGGCTCGGGGAAAACTACGCTGGCCAG GGACGACTGGCGTGAGCACTGCCCTGGGAGTCTGAAGATTGTGCCTTTAGATCCTCTTCATCACAAAATAGTTGGTGACTTTGGGCAATcacctgccttttctttttactttcctttacATGTGAATACTGAGAAGGAATTAGATGATTTACTGAAGATCTTTCTCGCTCTTAACTTCTAG